Proteins encoded within one genomic window of Pigmentiphaga sp. H8:
- a CDS encoding glutamine synthetase family protein, translated as MSFVDRFGLWSEAQQLAARDVIAALEGGKLDVVRFSFPDQHGILRGKTLVAQEAVRALRSGVTITTTMYAKDTSHRTVFPVFTSGGGFSRPEMQGAADVLMVADPTTFKVLPWAPNTGWLLCDTYFQSGVPVPFDTRQLFRKTLANLNEAGYGLMTGLEVECHVFKVAQHHMRPEDAGQPGQPGVPPDVELMSHGYQYLTELRYDAVDSVMELVRKTTQQLDLPLRSLEVEFGPSQFEFTFAPGDALKTADDMILFRNAVKQVCRREGFHATFMCRPRIPNVVSSGWHLHQSLRRLADGSNAFVPTEAGQDLSPVGRHYLGGLLAHACGATALSTPTLNGYKRYRPYSLAPDRAIWGRDNRGVMLRVLGGVGDSATRIENRVGEPAANPYLYFASQVLSGMDGIARGLDPGPSADAPYETPAANLPHTLTEALGCLREDTVLSEGLGAGFVDYFCHIKEAEIARFNLEVSEWEQREYFELF; from the coding sequence ATGTCTTTCGTTGATCGGTTCGGCCTGTGGTCCGAGGCCCAGCAACTGGCCGCGCGCGACGTCATCGCCGCCCTGGAGGGCGGCAAGCTGGACGTCGTGCGCTTTTCCTTCCCCGACCAGCACGGGATCCTGCGCGGCAAGACACTGGTGGCCCAGGAGGCGGTGCGCGCGCTCAGGAGCGGCGTCACCATCACCACCACCATGTACGCCAAGGATACGTCGCACCGGACGGTGTTCCCGGTGTTCACGTCCGGCGGCGGCTTCAGCCGCCCCGAGATGCAGGGTGCCGCCGATGTCCTGATGGTGGCCGACCCCACCACGTTCAAGGTCCTGCCCTGGGCGCCCAATACCGGCTGGCTGTTGTGCGATACGTATTTCCAGAGCGGCGTGCCGGTGCCGTTCGATACTCGCCAGCTGTTCCGCAAGACCCTGGCGAACCTGAACGAGGCGGGATATGGCCTGATGACGGGGCTGGAGGTCGAGTGCCACGTCTTCAAGGTGGCGCAGCACCATATGCGTCCGGAAGACGCGGGCCAGCCCGGCCAGCCTGGCGTGCCCCCGGACGTCGAGTTGATGTCGCATGGCTACCAGTACCTGACCGAGCTGCGCTATGACGCGGTCGATTCGGTCATGGAGCTGGTGCGCAAGACGACACAGCAGCTGGACCTGCCGCTGCGTTCGCTGGAGGTGGAGTTCGGTCCCAGCCAGTTCGAGTTCACCTTCGCGCCGGGCGATGCGCTGAAGACGGCCGACGACATGATCCTGTTCCGCAACGCGGTCAAGCAGGTATGCCGCCGCGAAGGTTTCCACGCCACCTTCATGTGCCGCCCGCGCATTCCGAACGTGGTGTCCAGCGGCTGGCACCTGCATCAATCCCTGCGTCGCCTGGCCGACGGCAGCAATGCCTTCGTGCCCACCGAGGCGGGGCAGGACCTGTCGCCGGTGGGGCGCCACTACCTGGGCGGGCTGCTCGCCCATGCCTGCGGCGCCACCGCGCTGTCGACGCCGACCCTGAATGGCTACAAGCGCTACCGGCCGTATTCGCTCGCGCCCGATCGGGCGATCTGGGGGCGGGACAATCGGGGCGTGATGCTGCGCGTGCTGGGCGGCGTGGGCGATTCCGCGACGCGCATCGAGAACCGGGTGGGCGAACCCGCGGCGAATCCCTATCTGTATTTCGCCTCGCAGGTATTGTCGGGCATGGATGGGATCGCCCGCGGCCTCGATCCCGGGCCGTCGGCTGACGCGCCCTACGAGACCCCGGCCGCCAACTTGCCGCACACGCTGACCGAGGCGCTGGGATGCCTGCGCGAGGATACGGTGCTGAGCGAGGGGCTGGGAGCCGGCTTCGTGGATTACTTCTGCCACATCAAGGAAGCCGAGATCGCCCGCTTCAATCTCGAAGTGAGCGAGTGGGAACAGCGCGAGTATTTCGAACTGTTCTGA
- a CDS encoding class 1 fructose-bisphosphatase has translation MKRKTLTQFLIEQQRGSAALPAEVRLLIEIVARACKAIGHAVGKGALGGVLGSLESENVQGEVQKKLDVLSNEILLEANEWGGQLAAMASEEMETVHLIPTHYPKGEYLLLFDPLDGSSNIDVNVSIGTIFSVLRAPAEARGREITEQDFLQPGTQQVVAGYALYGPQTMLILTVGTGVFGFTLDRELGSWVLTQENIRIPADTKEFAINMSNMRHWAPPVRRYVEECLAGKTGPRGKDFNMRWIASMVADVHRILNRGGIFMYPWDAREPTKPGKLRLMYEANPMSMLVEQAGGASTNGLQRILDIEPAALHERVSVILGSKNEVDLVTKYHHEAG, from the coding sequence ATGAAGCGCAAGACGCTCACCCAATTCCTGATCGAGCAGCAGCGCGGATCCGCCGCCCTGCCCGCCGAAGTCCGCCTGCTGATCGAAATCGTCGCCCGCGCCTGCAAGGCCATCGGCCACGCGGTCGGCAAGGGCGCGCTGGGCGGCGTGCTCGGCAGCCTGGAGTCCGAGAACGTCCAGGGCGAAGTGCAGAAGAAGCTGGACGTGCTGTCCAACGAGATCCTGCTGGAAGCCAACGAATGGGGCGGCCAGCTGGCGGCCATGGCTTCCGAGGAAATGGAAACCGTCCACCTCATCCCCACCCACTACCCCAAGGGCGAATACCTGCTGCTGTTCGATCCGCTGGACGGCTCCAGCAACATCGACGTGAACGTGTCCATCGGCACGATCTTCTCGGTGCTGCGCGCGCCCGCCGAGGCCCGCGGCCGCGAGATCACCGAACAGGACTTCCTGCAGCCCGGCACGCAGCAGGTGGTGGCGGGCTACGCGCTGTACGGTCCGCAGACCATGCTGATCCTGACCGTGGGCACCGGCGTGTTCGGCTTCACCCTGGACCGCGAACTCGGTTCGTGGGTGCTGACCCAGGAGAACATCCGCATTCCGGCCGACACCAAGGAATTCGCGATCAACATGTCCAACATGCGCCACTGGGCACCGCCCGTGCGCCGCTACGTCGAGGAATGCCTGGCCGGCAAGACCGGCCCGCGCGGCAAGGACTTCAACATGCGCTGGATCGCCTCCATGGTGGCCGACGTGCATCGCATCCTGAACCGCGGCGGCATCTTCATGTATCCGTGGGACGCGCGCGAACCGACCAAGCCCGGCAAGCTGCGCCTGATGTACGAAGCCAACCCCATGAGCATGCTGGTGGAACAGGCCGGCGGCGCATCGACCAACGGCCTGCAGCGTATCCTGGACATCGAGCCCGCCGCGCTGCACGAACGCGTCAGCGTGATCCTGGGTTCGAAGAACGAAGTCGACCTCGTCACCAAATATCATCACGAGGCGGGTTGA
- the pepN gene encoding aminopeptidase N, with amino-acid sequence MRTDTSVTIRRQNYLPFPYDITTVRLEFDLDPADTLVRSLLEVRRTGEGPLVLNGEDLELVSVKVDGRDWTGHYQEDGNTLTLDGLGAQAQVEIVSRCRPEANSALMGLYVSNGVFFTQCEAEGFRRITWFPDRPDVMSRYSVVLRADKKRFPQLLSNGNLVKQADLADGRHEAHWEDPFPKPCYLFALVAGTLTWRESRLRTRSGREVLLQVYSDPGSEGKTRYALESLERAVRWDEQRFSLELDLDRFMIVAARDFNMGAMENKGLNIFNAAYVLADPESATDANFSAIEAVIGHEYFHNWTGNRVTCRDWFQLSLKEGLTVFRDQEFTADMMAQGLDAEAAASARTVKRIDDVVTLRAAQFPEDAGPMAHPIRPESYQEIGNFYTATVYEKGAEVIRMQQTLLTPAGFTRGLAEYFRRHDGQAVTCDDFVAAMESVYAQDHPGRDLSVFRRWYSQAGTPRVRVTIEHEAAARRCTVTLAQRCEPVGVERLPGAPAKLPFHIPFAIGLLDAQGQPLPLKQADSHEVRDTALLELTTERAQWTFENIDARPVPSLLRDFSAPVIVEYDYSDHELALLMQHDGNAFARWEAGQQLATRVILAATRERQDGKPFALHPDFIEAWRSVLTAPGLDAAYRARALTLPSEKTLAEHMDKVDPVALAAVRDDTLSALGRALADDWRAAVQANQTPDDYSPDPISAGRRALKNLALATLMAGRVDGATELALGQYDTARNMTDRLSALSSLVNFGAPDAAARVLADFYERWQHDPLVVDKWFALQATARCTTVQTVEGLMAHPAFSLRNPNRARSLVFQFCLNNPYGFHRADGSGYRYWASQVLALDALNPEIAARLARALDRWVRYVPELSEPMRQALQQVRSHPGLSRNVTEIVSKALEIAA; translated from the coding sequence ATGCGTACCGATACCTCCGTCACCATCAGACGCCAGAATTACCTTCCGTTTCCGTATGACATCACGACGGTCAGGCTGGAATTCGACCTCGACCCCGCGGACACCCTGGTCCGTTCGCTGCTGGAGGTGCGGCGCACCGGCGAAGGCCCGCTGGTCCTGAACGGCGAAGACCTGGAACTGGTCTCGGTCAAGGTGGACGGCCGCGACTGGACCGGGCACTATCAAGAGGACGGCAACACCCTGACGCTGGACGGCCTGGGCGCCCAGGCACAGGTCGAGATCGTCTCGCGCTGCCGGCCCGAGGCCAATTCCGCGCTGATGGGGCTCTACGTCTCGAACGGCGTCTTCTTCACGCAATGCGAGGCCGAGGGCTTTCGCCGCATCACCTGGTTCCCCGACCGGCCCGACGTCATGTCGCGGTATTCGGTGGTGCTGCGGGCCGACAAGAAACGCTTCCCGCAGCTATTGTCCAACGGCAACCTGGTCAAGCAGGCCGACCTTGCCGACGGCCGCCACGAGGCGCATTGGGAAGACCCGTTCCCCAAGCCCTGCTACCTGTTCGCGCTGGTGGCCGGCACCCTGACCTGGCGCGAGTCCCGCCTGCGCACCCGATCGGGCCGCGAGGTGCTGCTGCAGGTCTACAGCGACCCCGGCAGCGAGGGCAAGACCCGGTACGCGCTGGAGTCGCTGGAACGCGCGGTGCGCTGGGACGAACAGCGCTTCTCGCTCGAACTGGACCTGGACCGCTTCATGATCGTGGCGGCGCGCGACTTCAACATGGGGGCCATGGAGAACAAGGGCCTGAACATCTTCAACGCCGCCTACGTGCTGGCCGATCCGGAAAGCGCCACCGACGCAAACTTCAGCGCCATCGAGGCGGTAATCGGCCACGAATACTTCCACAACTGGACCGGCAACCGTGTCACTTGCCGCGACTGGTTCCAACTCAGCCTGAAGGAAGGTCTGACGGTCTTCCGTGACCAGGAATTCACCGCCGACATGATGGCGCAGGGGCTGGATGCCGAGGCAGCCGCCAGCGCGCGCACGGTCAAGCGCATCGACGACGTCGTGACGCTGCGCGCGGCCCAGTTCCCCGAGGACGCCGGCCCGATGGCCCATCCCATCCGGCCCGAAAGCTATCAGGAAATCGGCAACTTCTACACCGCCACCGTCTACGAGAAAGGCGCGGAAGTCATCCGCATGCAGCAGACGCTGCTGACGCCGGCGGGATTCACGCGCGGGCTGGCCGAGTACTTCCGCCGGCACGACGGCCAGGCCGTGACCTGCGACGACTTCGTGGCCGCGATGGAATCGGTGTACGCGCAAGACCATCCCGGACGCGACCTGTCCGTGTTCAGGCGCTGGTACAGCCAAGCGGGCACGCCGCGGGTGCGGGTGACGATCGAGCACGAAGCCGCCGCGCGGCGCTGCACCGTCACACTGGCCCAGCGCTGCGAGCCGGTGGGCGTGGAGCGCCTGCCGGGCGCGCCGGCCAAGCTGCCCTTCCACATTCCCTTCGCCATCGGCCTGCTCGACGCGCAGGGCCAACCCTTGCCGCTGAAACAGGCCGACAGCCACGAGGTGCGCGACACCGCCCTGCTCGAACTGACCACCGAGCGCGCGCAATGGACCTTCGAGAACATCGATGCCCGGCCCGTGCCTTCGCTGCTGCGCGACTTCTCCGCGCCCGTCATCGTCGAATACGACTACTCCGACCACGAACTGGCGCTGCTGATGCAGCACGACGGCAATGCCTTCGCACGCTGGGAAGCCGGGCAGCAGCTGGCCACCCGCGTCATTCTGGCGGCCACCCGCGAACGGCAGGACGGCAAGCCTTTCGCGCTGCACCCCGACTTCATCGAGGCCTGGCGCTCGGTGCTGACCGCGCCGGGACTGGATGCCGCCTACCGGGCCCGCGCCCTGACACTGCCGTCGGAAAAGACGCTGGCCGAACACATGGACAAGGTCGATCCGGTGGCGCTGGCCGCCGTGCGCGACGACACCCTGAGCGCGCTCGGCCGCGCCCTGGCGGACGACTGGCGCGCCGCGGTCCAGGCCAACCAGACACCGGACGACTACTCGCCCGATCCCATCAGCGCGGGCAGGCGCGCGCTGAAGAACCTCGCGCTGGCCACGCTGATGGCTGGCCGCGTGGACGGCGCGACGGAACTGGCGCTGGGCCAGTACGACACGGCGCGCAACATGACGGACCGGTTGTCGGCGCTGTCCTCGCTGGTCAACTTCGGCGCGCCCGACGCCGCCGCGCGAGTGCTGGCCGACTTCTACGAGCGCTGGCAGCACGACCCGCTGGTGGTGGACAAATGGTTCGCCCTGCAGGCAACCGCCCGGTGCACCACGGTCCAGACCGTGGAAGGCCTGATGGCCCATCCCGCGTTCTCGCTGCGCAATCCCAACCGCGCCCGCTCGCTGGTCTTCCAGTTCTGCCTGAACAACCCCTACGGCTTTCACCGCGCCGACGGCAGCGGCTACCGCTACTGGGCCAGCCAGGTCCTGGCGCTGGATGCCCTCAACCCCGAAATCGCCGCCCGCCTGGCGCGCGCGCTGGACCGCTGGGTCCGCTACGTGCCCGAGCTGAGCGAACCGATGCGGCAGGCCCTGCAACAGGTGCGCAGCCACCCCGGCCTGTCGCGCAACGTTACCGAAATCGTTTCTAAAGCCCTGGAGATCGCCGCATGA
- a CDS encoding DUF4136 domain-containing protein: MSISKCNSFFGRGGWTWASRVAKVAAVALLAGCATTVPARVTTFQQWPADAAGATWKFDTPAAQRDSLEYREYADMIRSGIGPTGMVEAQAGKPARFTVSFSYGVEPVQVRVERPAYDPFYGPWGPWGYGWGGFGYRGRGGMGFAWGPPYPPTWTSTTVDASRASLRVEIRDARQNGQKVYESTAVSTGSGDSIPQVMPYLVRAIFDRFPDTNGQVRDVTYEVEQRR; this comes from the coding sequence ATGTCGATATCCAAATGTAATTCTTTCTTCGGGCGGGGCGGCTGGACATGGGCCAGCCGCGTCGCGAAGGTCGCCGCAGTGGCCTTGCTCGCGGGCTGCGCGACCACCGTGCCGGCCCGCGTCACCACCTTCCAGCAGTGGCCGGCCGATGCCGCGGGCGCCACCTGGAAATTCGATACGCCCGCGGCACAGCGGGACAGCCTGGAGTATCGCGAATACGCCGACATGATCCGTTCGGGCATCGGCCCCACCGGCATGGTCGAGGCCCAGGCGGGCAAGCCCGCCCGCTTTACCGTCAGCTTCTCGTATGGCGTCGAGCCGGTGCAGGTGCGCGTCGAGCGCCCGGCCTACGATCCTTTCTACGGTCCGTGGGGCCCCTGGGGCTATGGCTGGGGCGGCTTCGGCTATCGCGGCCGCGGCGGCATGGGTTTCGCCTGGGGGCCGCCGTATCCGCCGACCTGGACGTCCACCACGGTGGATGCGTCGCGTGCTTCGCTGCGGGTGGAGATCCGCGATGCCCGCCAGAACGGGCAGAAGGTCTATGAGTCCACGGCCGTAAGCACCGGCTCGGGCGACTCCATTCCGCAGGTGATGCCCTACCTGGTGCGGGCGATCTTCGATCGCTTCCCCGACACGAACGGGCAGGTCAGGGACGTGACCTACGAGGTCGAGCAGCGCAGGTAG
- a CDS encoding TetR family transcriptional regulator, with protein sequence MVRKTKEEALETRTRILETAEQIFSEQGVSHTSLQDIAAAANVTRGAIYWHFKNKTDLLDAMLQRVKMPIEDALERSCDANSPDPLSQLRRSAVDALQLISEGASAQRVCEILLFKCEYVAETADMRRRHVDSRKIALGRYEDGFRRAIALGQLPPHTNPRIAALGLHAIMHGLFMDWMLEPGDFDITEVGGRVIDDFLAGLKISQPETPAG encoded by the coding sequence ATGGTACGCAAAACGAAAGAGGAAGCGCTCGAAACCCGCACCCGCATACTCGAAACCGCCGAGCAGATCTTCAGCGAACAAGGCGTCTCGCACACGTCGCTGCAAGATATCGCGGCGGCCGCCAATGTAACCCGCGGCGCGATCTACTGGCACTTCAAGAACAAGACAGACCTGCTGGACGCGATGTTGCAGCGGGTCAAGATGCCTATCGAGGACGCGCTCGAACGCAGTTGCGACGCCAACTCCCCCGATCCGCTCAGCCAGCTGCGGCGCAGCGCCGTCGACGCCCTGCAATTGATCTCCGAAGGCGCGAGCGCGCAGCGGGTCTGTGAGATCCTGCTGTTCAAGTGCGAGTATGTGGCGGAAACGGCGGACATGCGCCGCCGCCATGTCGACAGCCGCAAGATCGCCCTGGGCCGCTACGAAGACGGTTTCCGCCGCGCCATCGCCCTGGGGCAGTTGCCGCCCCACACCAATCCCCGGATCGCCGCGCTGGGCCTGCACGCCATCATGCACGGCCTGTTCATGGACTGGATGCTGGAACCGGGCGATTTCGACATCACCGAAGTGGGCGGCCGGGTCATCGACGATTTCCTGGCCGGGCTGAAGATCAGCCAGCCGGAAACGCCGGCCGGCTGA
- a CDS encoding DMT family protein, whose protein sequence is MATQILGFVGLLALSNMFMTFAWYGHLRYAHGSPWYLALLASWGLAFFEYAIMVPANRYGFDFLSVTQMKILQEVVTLTVFVPFALLFMDERLRLNHLWAACCLVGAVYFAFKK, encoded by the coding sequence ATGGCTACCCAGATATTGGGGTTCGTGGGACTCCTGGCGTTGTCCAATATGTTCATGACGTTCGCCTGGTACGGGCATCTGCGTTATGCGCACGGCAGTCCCTGGTATCTCGCCTTGCTGGCAAGTTGGGGGCTTGCTTTCTTCGAATATGCAATCATGGTGCCCGCGAATCGCTACGGCTTCGATTTCCTTAGCGTAACGCAGATGAAGATATTGCAGGAGGTGGTGACCCTGACCGTGTTCGTGCCGTTCGCGTTGCTGTTCATGGACGAGCGGTTGCGGCTGAACCATTTATGGGCGGCGTGCTGCCTGGTCGGTGCGGTCTATTTCGCCTTCAAGAAATAA
- a CDS encoding H-NS family nucleoid-associated regulatory protein has protein sequence MAKDTYQTLQAQIRKLQEKAESVRQKQRQPVIASILRSMQEFSITLDELKAAQAKGVAPRKRVGGAAKTSAAKPAKQVAPKYRHPETGETWTGRGKPPRWLVAAEAVGATRDQFLIAQ, from the coding sequence ATGGCTAAAGATACCTACCAAACCCTGCAGGCCCAAATCCGCAAGCTTCAGGAAAAAGCGGAAAGCGTTCGCCAGAAGCAACGCCAGCCTGTCATCGCCTCCATTCTTCGCTCGATGCAGGAATTCTCGATCACGCTGGACGAGTTGAAAGCCGCCCAGGCCAAGGGCGTTGCTCCCCGCAAGCGGGTGGGTGGCGCCGCCAAGACCAGCGCGGCAAAACCCGCCAAGCAGGTCGCCCCCAAGTACCGCCATCCCGAAACCGGCGAAACCTGGACCGGCCGCGGCAAACCCCCGCGCTGGCTGGTGGCGGCGGAAGCCGTCGGCGCGACACGCGACCAGTTCCTCATCGCCCAGTAA
- a CDS encoding YaeQ family protein encodes MALRSVVYKAVLQVADMDRGYYAEHPLVIARHPSETDERMMVRVLAFALNADEDLAFGRGLSTDDEPDLWRKDLTGAVDVWIEVGLPDEKWLRKACARAARVVLYAYGRTADAWWRQNQDKLARLDNLQVFRLAPEDTAALARLAERNMQLQCNVQEGQAWMGNGGRDATLTPEMLHPSL; translated from the coding sequence ATGGCTCTACGTTCGGTGGTTTACAAGGCGGTGCTGCAGGTGGCGGACATGGATCGGGGTTACTACGCGGAGCATCCGCTGGTCATTGCCCGCCATCCTTCGGAGACCGATGAAAGAATGATGGTGCGGGTCCTGGCTTTCGCGCTGAATGCCGACGAGGACCTGGCGTTCGGCCGGGGCCTGTCGACCGACGACGAGCCGGATTTGTGGCGCAAGGACCTGACCGGCGCGGTGGACGTCTGGATAGAAGTGGGCCTGCCGGACGAGAAATGGCTGCGCAAGGCCTGCGCGCGGGCCGCGCGGGTGGTGCTCTACGCCTATGGGCGCACCGCCGATGCGTGGTGGCGCCAGAACCAGGACAAGCTGGCGCGGCTGGATAATCTGCAGGTTTTCCGCCTGGCCCCCGAGGATACCGCGGCGCTGGCGCGGCTGGCGGAACGGAACATGCAGCTTCAGTGCAACGTGCAGGAGGGCCAGGCCTGGATGGGTAATGGCGGGCGCGACGCGACGTTGACGCCGGAAATGCTGCATCCCTCATTATGA
- a CDS encoding class I SAM-dependent methyltransferase, which yields MNALFSQAERQLSALPVPVQLTLPDGTRLGADDPKVGFTFKTLRSVSHLVRGRIGQLGEDYVEGRVDISGSMRDLMAAAAAILTESPVDNAQPGWLSELGRRATSVMRHTMDRDARQIQFHYDLSDDFYGLWQDPRRVYSCAYYRDSSMTLAQAQEAKLDHICRKLRLHEGERFLDIGAGWGGLLLWAAENYGVDATGITLSKNQHAHVNRLIEEKGLQNRVRMVLLDYRELEETRPFDKIASVGMFEHVGRAQLTAYFSKVRRLLRPGGLVMNHGITSGGTYNAQLGSGMGDFIEKYIFPGGELVHVSKVLETLSDGGLEAVDVENLRPHYARTLWAWSDGLEARLDEAYRILAGERGAKSIRAYRLYLAGCAMAFEQGWISLNQVLCQRQGVFDESQLDEPPGQAYPFRRDYIYR from the coding sequence ATGAATGCTCTTTTTTCCCAGGCAGAACGTCAACTCTCCGCATTACCCGTTCCCGTTCAACTCACACTGCCCGACGGTACCCGGCTGGGGGCCGACGATCCGAAAGTCGGGTTCACGTTCAAGACACTCCGTTCCGTGTCTCATCTGGTCCGGGGCCGCATCGGCCAGCTGGGCGAGGACTACGTCGAGGGGCGGGTCGACATAAGCGGCAGCATGCGCGACCTGATGGCGGCGGCCGCCGCCATACTGACCGAATCGCCGGTCGACAATGCCCAGCCCGGCTGGCTCTCGGAACTCGGGCGCAGGGCGACGTCGGTCATGCGCCATACGATGGACCGCGACGCGCGGCAGATCCAGTTTCACTACGACCTGTCCGACGATTTCTACGGTCTGTGGCAGGATCCGCGCCGCGTCTATTCATGTGCCTATTACCGCGATTCCAGCATGACGCTGGCGCAGGCGCAGGAAGCCAAGCTCGACCATATCTGCCGCAAGCTGCGGCTGCACGAGGGGGAGCGCTTCCTGGACATCGGCGCGGGCTGGGGTGGCCTGCTGCTGTGGGCGGCCGAAAACTACGGCGTCGACGCCACGGGCATTACCCTGTCCAAGAACCAGCATGCGCACGTCAACCGCCTGATCGAGGAAAAGGGGCTTCAGAACCGCGTCCGGATGGTATTGCTGGATTACCGCGAGCTGGAAGAAACCCGGCCGTTCGACAAAATCGCATCGGTCGGGATGTTCGAGCACGTCGGGCGTGCCCAATTGACCGCCTATTTCTCGAAAGTGCGCCGGCTCCTGCGTCCGGGCGGCCTGGTGATGAACCACGGCATCACGTCCGGCGGCACCTATAACGCCCAGCTCGGCAGCGGCATGGGCGATTTCATCGAGAAATACATATTCCCCGGCGGGGAATTGGTGCACGTCAGCAAGGTATTGGAGACGCTCAGCGACGGCGGGCTGGAAGCCGTCGACGTCGAGAACCTGCGGCCTCATTACGCGCGCACGCTGTGGGCCTGGAGCGACGGGCTGGAGGCCAGGCTGGACGAGGCTTACCGGATATTGGCGGGCGAGCGGGGCGCCAAGTCCATCCGGGCCTACCGGCTATATCTGGCCGGCTGTGCCATGGCGTTCGAGCAGGGATGGATTTCGCTGAACCAGGTGCTGTGCCAGCGCCAGGGCGTGTTCGATGAAAGCCAGCTTGACGAGCCCCCGGGCCAGGCCTATCCGTTCCGCCGGGACTACATCTATCGCTGA
- a CDS encoding neutral zinc metallopeptidase has translation MRLDNGRESSNIEDRRGGGPRLAGRGSLGIGAIVLALVAMYFGVDPSVVLDLASGPGQSVQETSGPPPADDKQAQFVSKVLADTEDTWGQIFTASGSRYTEPRLVLYSGATNTACGTGQAAMGPFYCPGDARVYLDMSFFEEMQRRLNAPGDFARAYVIAHEIGHHVQNLTGTADKVNRQQRRSSQVEANQLSVRMELQADCYAGVWAYHANRARQILEPGDVEAALNAASAIGDDRLQKEAQGYVVPDAFTHGTSAQRVRWFKRGLETGNPGNCDTFSAASL, from the coding sequence ATGCGTCTGGATAATGGCCGAGAAAGCAGCAACATCGAAGACCGGCGCGGCGGCGGCCCCCGCCTGGCGGGCCGCGGTTCACTGGGCATAGGCGCAATCGTGCTGGCGCTGGTCGCCATGTACTTCGGCGTCGACCCCTCGGTGGTGCTGGACCTGGCGTCCGGCCCCGGCCAGTCGGTCCAGGAAACGTCGGGCCCCCCGCCGGCCGACGACAAGCAGGCCCAGTTCGTCTCGAAGGTGCTGGCCGACACCGAGGACACCTGGGGCCAGATCTTCACGGCATCCGGCAGCCGCTACACCGAACCCAGGCTGGTCCTGTACTCGGGCGCCACGAACACCGCGTGCGGCACCGGCCAGGCGGCCATGGGTCCGTTCTATTGTCCCGGCGACGCCCGCGTCTACCTCGACATGAGCTTCTTCGAGGAAATGCAGCGCCGCCTGAACGCGCCCGGCGACTTCGCCCGCGCCTACGTGATCGCCCACGAGATCGGCCATCATGTCCAGAACCTGACGGGCACGGCCGACAAGGTCAACCGGCAGCAGCGCCGTTCCAGCCAGGTCGAGGCCAACCAGTTGTCGGTACGGATGGAACTCCAGGCCGACTGCTACGCCGGGGTATGGGCCTATCACGCCAATCGCGCCCGGCAGATCCTGGAGCCGGGCGACGTCGAGGCGGCCCTGAACGCCGCCTCGGCCATCGGCGACGACCGCCTGCAGAAGGAAGCCCAGGGCTATGTGGTGCCGGATGCCTTCACGCATGGCACCTCGGCCCAGCGCGTGCGCTGGTTCAAGCGCGGACTGGAAACCGGCAACCCCGGCAATTGCGATACGTTCTCCGCCGCATCGCTCTGA